The following coding sequences lie in one Rutidosis leptorrhynchoides isolate AG116_Rl617_1_P2 chromosome 6, CSIRO_AGI_Rlap_v1, whole genome shotgun sequence genomic window:
- the LOC139853402 gene encoding uncharacterized protein — MEKRKIKGNAGLFLCFMLTSKNKSRQSIICKPSSFYLCTCFPFYVAVIVVMFVITAATISSGSNNETDHQALLSFRSLISNPYGRLSSWNDSFDYCDWSGVTCGKRHKRVTSIILESRGLQGSLSPHVGNLTFLREFSLFNNSVQGPVPPELTHLFKLRILNLGHNGFSGVILTNLSGFYNLEELRLGYNNLVGSIPKEISFLPKLTVLVVEDNKLTGGLPPSLGNVTSLKETSLAPFITSPSFFFYAMSFNNLTGSHPLEIGSMLPNLETIKLNDNQLDGLVPPSLSNCSNLGILTMGHNNFSGMLSVDFRKLTNITRIMLRGNNFHGHGDADDMKFFDSLKNCSKLNTLNLSNCSLQGVLPRLIGNLSDQLQFIYLVGNQLYGNLPSSIGNLIGLNAFYLEGNHFTGKIPDTIGVLQKVQEIDLSDNKFSGPLLDAIANLSMLVKLILYSNMLEGDIPSSLGNCHSLLELRLFNNKLSGKIPTELLQLPSLSITLDLSHNQLFGSILIEVGDLKMLDNMDLSFNNLSGSIPNGLGGCIGLTFLSLRGNVLQGSVPSSLTSLKGLEALDILQNNLSGQIKQFSEQLSLKFLNLSFNDFEGEVPTTGVFANASEFSLEGNIKLCGGLTRLGLSKCKEMKKHEKKISQPSQSSTNERFMKVSYNQLHNATNGFSEANLIGRGGFSYKGIRNVVDNRVLVAVKVLSLQNRRALRSFTRECEAWRNIRHRNLLKIITSCSSVDLQGNDFKALVYEFMPNGSLQDWLHSNAHTSRLSLIQRLNILMDIASALDYLHNRCQTTIIHGDIKASNIILDEDMVAHIGDFGLARILGADTNQNISTNIKGTIGYAPPEYGLGSEMTRSGDVYSFGILLLHVMTGKKPTKDIFNDGLSLHEFAYTALQNHEIIYIIDDDVIESQSNEPNTQNLEECLALIIKIVVSCSVSSPSQRINMEHVVYELRHIKDSLQNVELII, encoded by the exons ATGGAAAAACGTAAGATAAAAGGCAATGCTGGCTTATTCTTGTGTTTCATGCTTACTTCTAAAAATAAGTCAAGACAATCAATAATTTGCAAACCATCATCTTTCTATCTGTGTACATGTTTCCCTTTCTATGTTGCTGTTATAGTCGTTATGTTTGTGATTACCGCAGCCACTATCTCATCTGGTTCTAATAATGAAACCGATCACCAGGCTTTGTTGTCGTTTAGATCACTGATCAGCAACCCATATGGACGTCTGAGCTCATGGAATGATTCGTTTGATTACTGCGATTGGAGCGGTGTTACATGTGGAAAGCGTCATAAGCGAGTGACTAGTATAATACTTGAGTCGCGAGGATTACAAGGCTCTTTGTCTCCTCATGTCGGTAACCTCACCTTCCTCCGAGAGTTTTCTCTCTTTAACAACAGCGTTCAAGGGCCCGTCCCTCCCGAACTCACTCATTTATTTAAGCTACGTATCCTTAATCTTGGTCATAACGGTTTCAGTGGAGTCATTCTAACTAACTTGTCCGGTTTTTATAACTTAGAAGAACTGAGGCTTGGGTACAATAATCTAGTTGGAAGCATACCAAAAGAGATAAGTTTCCTCCCCAAACTTACTGTCTTAGTAGTTGAGGATAATAAGTTAACAGGCGGACTTCCACCATCCTTAGGGAATGTCACGTCATTAAAA GAAACATCCCTCGCTCCATTTATAACCTCTCCCTCCTTTTTTTTTTACGCCATGTCTTTTAATAATCTCACCGGCAGTCATCCTCTAGAAATTGGTTCAATGCTCCCAAATCTTGAAACCATCAAGCTAAATGATAACCAACTGGATGGACTTGTTCCACCCTCTTTATCAAACTGTTCTAATTTGGGAATTCTTACAATGGGTCACAACAATTTTAGTGGGATGCTTTCAGTAGACTTTAGGAAATTAACAAATATTACTAGAATTATGTTACGTGGCAACAATTTTCACGGGCATGGAGACGCTGATGACATGAAATTCTTCGATTCTCTTAAAAACTGCAGTAAGTTAAACACTTTGAATCTTTCTAACTGCAGTTTACAAGGAGTACTTCCAAGATTAATTGGTAATCTTTCAGATCAACTCCAGTTTATATATTTGGTAGGAAATCAATTATACGGAAACCTCCCTTCAAGCATTGGTAATCTTATTGGTTTGAACGCTTTCTATTTAGAAGGCAACCATTTCACAGGAAAAATCCCGGATACAATTGGTGTGCTTCAAAAGGTACAAGAAATTGATCTATCTGATAACAAATTCTCAGGTCCTTTACTGGATGCCATCGCGAACTTATCAATGTTGGTTAAGCTTATTTTATATTCTAATATGTTAGAAGGGGATATTCCATCAAGTTTGGGGAATTGTCATAGTCTATTGGAGTTACGCCTTTTTAACAATAAACTGAGCGGCAAAATACCAACAGAACTTCTTCAACTTCCATCTCTGTCCATAACATTAGATCTTTCTCACAACCAACTGTTTGGTTCAATTCTAATCGAAGTTGGAGACCTGAAGATGTTGGATAATATGGATTTATCTTTTAATAATCTATCAGGTAGTATTCCAAATGGTCTTGGTGGTTGCATTGGCCTCACATTTCTATCCCTCAGAGGCAACGTATTGCAAGGCTCCGTACCATCTTCTTTAACTTCCCTCAAAGGATTGGAGGCGCTTGATATTTTGCAGAATAATTTATCAGGCCAAATCAAGCAATTCTCCGAACAATTATCATTAAAATTTTTAAACCTATCCTTTAATGATTTTGAAGGTGAAGTACCAACTACAGGAGTTTTCGCCAATGCAAGTGAATTCTCGCTTGAAGGAAATATAAAGCTTTGTGGTGGTTTGACTAGACTTGGATTATCTAAGTGTAAGGAGATGAAAAAACATGAGAAAAA AATTAGCCAACCGTCTCAATCATCAACAAATGAACGGTTCATGAAAGTTTCCTATAATCAACTTCACAACGCTACCAATGGCTTCTCTGAAGCGAATCTAATTGGTAGAGGTGGTTTTAGTTATAAAGGAATCCGTAATGTAGTTGATAACAGAGTATTAGTTGCAGTCAAAGTTCTAAGTCTTCAAAATCGAAGAGCTTTACGCAGCTTCACGAGGGAGTGTGAAGCATGGCGCAACATTAGACATCGAAATCTGTTGAAGATAATAACATCATGTTCAAGTGTTGACTTGCAAGGCAATGATTTCAAGGCTTTAGTATATGAGTTCATGCCAAATGGGAGTTTACAAGATTGGTTACACTCGAATGCCCATACATCTAGACTAAGCCTTATTCAAAGATTGAATATTCTCATGGATATTGCATCGGCACTTGATTATCTTCACAATCGCTGCCAAACAACCATAATTCATGGTGACATAAAGGCTAGCAACATTATACTTGATGAGGATATGGTGGCTCATATCGGAGACTTCGGTTTAGCTCGAATTCTTGGAGCGGATACAAACCAAAACATCTCAACTAATATTAAAGGAACAATTGGTTATGCACCTCCAG AGTACGGTCTTGGGAGTGAGATGACAAGAAGCGGGGATGTCTACAGTTTTGGAATATTGTTACTGCACGTAATGACTGGTAAAAAGCCGACAAAAGACATCTTTAATGATGGTTTAAGCCTTCATGAATTTGCCTACACGGCCTTGCAAAACCATGAAATTATCTACATTATTGATGATGACGTAATTGAGTCGCAAAGCAATGAACCAAACACACAAAATCTGGAGGAATGTTTAGCTTTAATTATTAAGATTGTAGTATCATGCTCTGTGAGTTCACCATCACAGCGCATTAATATGGAACATGTTGTGTATGAGTTGCGACATATTAAAGATTCACTACAAAATGTTGAATTAATAATCTAG